ACAACTCTTGGTGGGGCTTCTCCACTAAATCCAGAGCAGCTCCCTGATACACATTTCCGTACCACAGATGAAATGCTAGAGGAGTTTCAATTTCTAGGTCCAGAGCTAGCTAACGAGGTGGTTATTTCAGCTACTCACCATATTCAAGAACAAATTGAGCAAGTAAAGCCGATCCCTGATGACCTTTATACACCTAAAATTGAAGGTGCCGAGGATGAGATCCGCAATATGAGCTATTCTAAGGCAAAAAGCATTTATGGAGACCCTTTGCCAGAAATTGTTGAGAAACGCTTAGAAAAAGAGCTAAACAGTATTATTGGACATGGCTTCTCTGTTATCTATCTGATCTCTTCTAAGCTAGTAAAAAAATCATTAGCAGACGGTTACTTAGTTGGATCAAGGGGGTCGGTTGGATCTTCCCTGGTGGCGACTTTTACAGATATAACAGAGGTTAATCCATTGCCTCCTCACTATGTCTGTACTTCCTGTCATTATCATGAGTTTTTTGATGATGGTTCAGTAGCATCTGGCTATGACCTGCCGGTAAAAAATTGTCCAAGCTGTGGAGAGGTATTGTTCAAGGATGGTCAGGACATCCCCTTTGAAACCTTCCTAGGATTTAAAGGAGACAAAGTTCCCGATATTGATCTTAACTTTTCCGGAGAATATCAGCCTATTGCCCATAAATATACTCAGGAGCTGTTCGGTACGGATTACGTTTATCGAGCAGGTACGATTGGTACAGTGGCTGATAAGACGGCGTTTGGCTTTGTGAAAAAGTATGAGGAGGAAACAAGCTCTACCTTCCGCTCGGCTGAAATTCTGCGCCTTGCTTCAGGCTGTACGGGAGTAAAAAGAACAACGGGACAGCATCCTGGTGGGATTATTGTTGTCCCATCCGAATATGAAATCTATGATTTTTGTCCCATCCAGTTTCCAGCGGATGATGTGGATTCAGAATGGCGCACCACGCATTTTGATTTCCATTCCATACACGATAATTTGCTGAAGCTTGATATACTTGGGCACGATGATCCTACAGTGATCCGTATGCTTCAGGATCTATCTGGTAAGGATCCAAAAAGCATTCCACTTGACGATCCCAAAGTTATGTCGATCTTCAGTAGTACAGAAGCCTTAGGCGTTACATCAGAGCAAATTATGTCTGTGACAGGCTCATTAGGAATTCCAGAATTCGGTACGAGATTTGTTCGTCAGATGCTTGAGGATACTAAGCCTACGACCTTTGCAGAGCTGGTTCAAATTTCTGGACTGTCTCATGGTACGGACGTTTGGTTAAACAATGCCCAGGAGCTGATCAGACAAGAGATAGCTCCGCTTTCTCAGGTTATTTCAACGAGGGATGACATCATGGTTTACCTCATTCATAAGGGCTTAGATCCTTCAAAAGCTTTCACAATCATGGAAAAAGTAAGGAAGGGTAAAGGTCTTGAGGAAGACGATATCCAATATATGAAGCAATTCGATGTGCCTGACTGGTACATTGATTCATGTCAGAAGATCAAATACATGTTCCCTAAGGCTCACGCCGCAGCGTATGTTCTAATGGCTGTTAGAATTTCATACTTTAAAGTATACGAGCCGATTCTATTCTATGCTTCCTACTTCACTGTTCGAGCCGATGATTTTGATGTCTCTTTAGCCGTAAAAGGATCTTCTGCTGTGCGCAAAAGAATAGAAGAGATTAATGAGAAGGGGAACGATGCCCTGCCTAAGGAAAAGAGTTTACTTACCGTTCTAGAGCTTTGTCTTGAAATGCTAGAAAGGGGTCTGCACTTTAAAAAGGTAGACTTGTATCGCTCTCATTCCACACAATTTATCGTAGATGGGGATGGCTTAATCCCGCCATTCAATGCGATCCCTGGAGTAGGGACGAACGCGGCCATCAATATTGAAAAGGCAAGAGAGGGAGGAGAGTTCCTATCTAAGGAGGATCTGCAATCCCGCTGTAAAATTACCAAAACGGTGCTTGAATATCTAGATGAGCAGGGCTGCTTAACCGGATTGCCTGAAAGCAACCAGCTATCCTTGTTCTAATCAGCTGTAGATAGGGTAAAAGTTGCCTGCTCTAGAAGGTTATGATATAATCTTTTTGGTAATACTGAGAATAAACTTTTCGTGAAGAGTGGGGATTCCCACTCTTTCGTTTTTAGTCTCATAGATTTAAAAGGAGGAAACTAGGTGAGCAAGAAGGTTACTGAGCTTACAGAAGAATTAGTAACACCAATCCTTGAGAGCAAAGGCTTAGAGCTAGTCGATATAGAGTTTAAAAAAGAAGGTGGCAACTGGTTTTTACGGGTATATATTGATAAGGATGGCGGTATTGACATTGATGAATGTGGAGCCGTTAGTGAGGAGCTATCCGCTCAGCTCGACAAGCTTGATCCGATCCCTCAGGCTTATTTTCTAGAGGTTTCTTCTCCAGGTGCAGAAAGACCTTTAAAGAAAGAGAAGGACATTCATCAAGCAATAGGAAAAAACATAGCGATCACTACATATGAGCCTATTGATGGGGAGAAGGCCTTTGAAGGGCTACTTACTCAGTTTGACGGTGAATATCTTACATTAGAGGTTAAGGTAAAAACAAAAAAGAGATCTGTAACTGTACCATATGATAAAGTAGCCAGCGCAAAACTGGCCGTTGTTTTCTAATTTGAAAGGAGGAGAAACAAGCAAATGAATACTGATTTTATGGAAGCATTGGCAGCAGTGGAAAAGGAGAAGGGGATCAGTAAAGAGATCTTAATTGAAGCGATTGAAGCAGCCTTGATCTCAGGCTATAAAAGAAATTTCCACTCAGCCCAGAATGTACGTGTGGACATTAATAGAGAAACTGGCTCAGTGCACGTATTCGCTAGAAAAAATATCGTCGAGGACATCGTTGATCCTAGACTTGAAATTAGCTTAGAAGGTGCTCAGGGAATAAATCCTAATTATCAGATTGATGATATTGTTGAGATTGAGGTTACACCAAAGGATTTTGGCCGGATAGCTGCTCAAACGGCAAAGCAGGTTGTTACACAGCGAATTAGAGAAGCTGAGCGAGGCATTATCTTCAATGAATTTATTGACCGTGAAGAGGATATCATCACTGGAATTGTTCAGCGTCAAGATGCACGTTTCATCTATATCGATCTTGGTAAGGCAGAGGCATTACTTCCAGTTAACGAAAAGATGCCTTCAGACCAGTTTAAGCATGGAGATCGAGTTAAAGCATTTATTACTAAGGTTGAAAAAACAACAAAGGGTCCACAGATTGTCCTTTCACGTACACACCCTGGTCTGCTTAAAAGACTGTTTGAACTAGAGGTTCCTGAGATTTATGAAGGTGTTGTAGAAATTAAATCAGTAGCACGTGAAGCAGGCGATCGTTCAAAGATTGCCGTTTATTCTGCTAACCCTGATGTTGATCCGGTTGGAGCGTGTGTTGGTCCAAAAGGCTCTCGTGTCCAAACGATTGTCGATGAGCTTAAAGGCGAAAAGATTGATATCGTACACTGGTCTGAGGATCCAA
This portion of the Bacillus horti genome encodes:
- the nusA gene encoding transcription termination factor NusA, with translation MNTDFMEALAAVEKEKGISKEILIEAIEAALISGYKRNFHSAQNVRVDINRETGSVHVFARKNIVEDIVDPRLEISLEGAQGINPNYQIDDIVEIEVTPKDFGRIAAQTAKQVVTQRIREAERGIIFNEFIDREEDIITGIVQRQDARFIYIDLGKAEALLPVNEKMPSDQFKHGDRVKAFITKVEKTTKGPQIVLSRTHPGLLKRLFELEVPEIYEGVVEIKSVAREAGDRSKIAVYSANPDVDPVGACVGPKGSRVQTIVDELKGEKIDIVHWSEDPTVYVANALSPSKVIHVDVNEEDKMTQVIVPDFQLSLAIGKRGQNARLAAKLSGWKIDIKSESDATELGLYPKDDQAQAELDEDYDGVDNADDEEYEVEAQEVADHDEK
- the rimP gene encoding ribosome maturation factor RimP; translation: MSKKVTELTEELVTPILESKGLELVDIEFKKEGGNWFLRVYIDKDGGIDIDECGAVSEELSAQLDKLDPIPQAYFLEVSSPGAERPLKKEKDIHQAIGKNIAITTYEPIDGEKAFEGLLTQFDGEYLTLEVKVKTKKRSVTVPYDKVASAKLAVVF